The Bacteroidales bacterium genome contains a region encoding:
- a CDS encoding lysophospholipid acyltransferase family protein, translated as MYLCVNESDLIKYKIEFAGFKILYLLIRFNPVWMLRLWARTLGVLMFLSCYRRKVLRKNWKQIVKNEKIKISFLRFSWDYYYRFSLILLESVKGYSMSFEQISHHIIWKGDSKVREVLANGQSAILLLSHFNNWEWLSSFLPSFFQCKVYAVYKPFKNPYFDNFVHHQRESHGMKLYSLKEVKEMIIKALKEPSLMVFLADQRPTRSEFSRAIWVDFFQKKTAFAHGPENIAKKFHLPLFYVRILRKETKYYYEFIELSKSSTIDVTHGLTRTYVRMLEEDISLQPTHYFWSHDRWKFQ; from the coding sequence ATGTATCTTTGTGTAAATGAATCAGATTTGATAAAATACAAAATAGAATTTGCTGGATTTAAGATTCTATATTTGCTAATTCGATTTAATCCCGTATGGATGTTAAGACTTTGGGCAAGGACGTTGGGAGTTTTGATGTTTTTGTCCTGTTACCGACGGAAAGTTTTAAGAAAGAATTGGAAACAAATAGTCAAAAATGAAAAGATTAAGATAAGTTTTCTTAGATTCAGCTGGGATTACTATTATCGCTTTTCGTTGATATTATTGGAATCTGTAAAAGGTTACAGTATGTCCTTCGAACAAATTTCTCACCACATAATATGGAAGGGGGACAGCAAAGTTCGAGAGGTACTTGCCAATGGTCAGAGCGCTATATTGTTGTTATCTCATTTCAACAACTGGGAATGGTTGTCGTCCTTTTTACCATCTTTTTTTCAATGCAAGGTGTATGCGGTTTACAAACCTTTTAAAAATCCTTATTTCGATAATTTTGTACATCATCAACGCGAGTCTCATGGAATGAAGCTTTATTCTTTGAAGGAAGTCAAAGAAATGATAATAAAAGCTTTGAAAGAACCCTCTTTAATGGTATTTCTTGCAGACCAAAGACCTACTCGATCGGAATTTTCTAGGGCCATTTGGGTAGATTTTTTTCAAAAAAAAACTGCTTTTGCACATGGTCCTGAAAATATTGCCAAGAAATTTCACCTCCCATTGTTTTATGTCCGAATTCTACGAAAAGAAACGAAATATTATTATGAATTTATCGAGCTTAGTAAAAGTAGCACTATCGATGTTACTCATGGATTAACTAGGACATATGTCAGAATGCTCGAAGAGGACATAAGTTTACAACCGACACACTATTTTTGGTCACACGATCGGTGGAAATTTCAATGA